The following are encoded together in the Vigna angularis cultivar LongXiaoDou No.4 chromosome 9, ASM1680809v1, whole genome shotgun sequence genome:
- the LOC108337163 gene encoding zinc transporter 8 gives MARFKINHHFLFSSSILIFLVVLPTLVTAECTCDEEDEDRDRGKAMRYKIAALVSILIASAVGVCIPLLGKVIPALSPEKNVFFLVKAFAAGVILATGFIHVLPDAFENLTSPCLKEHPWGDFPFTGFVAMCTAMGTLMVDTYATAYFQKYHSKEVQNESGDVEKETGHEGHVHLHTHATHGHAHGSVHSHDHSSQLLRHRVISQVLELGIIVHSVIIGISLGASENPNTIRPLVAALTFHQFFEGMGLGSCISQANFKRVSVTVMGLFFALTTPVGIGIGIGISSVYDENSPTALIVEGVFNAASAGILIYMALVDLLANDFMSPRMQQSSRLCFGANVSLLLGAGLMSLIAKWA, from the exons ATGGCTAGATTCAAGATAAACCATCacttcttgttttcttcttctattctaATCTTTTTGGTTGTACTTCCAACTTTAGTTACAGCAGAATGTACATGTGACGAAGAAGACGAGGATCGTGATAGAGGAAAAGCTATGAGGTACAAAATAGCAgctttggtatcaattttaattgCGAGTGCAGTTGGGGTGTGTATTCCTCTTCTGGGCAAAGTCATACCAGCGTTGAGTCCGGAGAAGAATGTTTTCTTCCTAGTAAAAGCTTTTGCTGCCGGTGTGATTCTAGCCACTGGATTCATCCACGTATTACCGGATGCTTTTGAGAATCTGACCTCACCTTGCTTGAAAGAGCATCCATGGGGAGATTTTCCCTTTACTGGGTTCGTGGCAATGTGTACTGCCATGGGAACTCTCATGGTGGATACTTATGCCACTGCTTATTTTCAGAAATACCATTCCAAAGAAGTACAGAATGAGAGTGGAGATGTGGAGAAAGAGACAGGTCACGAAGGACATGTGCATCTTCACACGCATGCAACGCATGGCCATGCTCATGGCTCTGTTCACTCCCACGATCACTCTTCCCAGCTTCTACGCCATCGAGTCATATCCCAG GTGTTGGAGTTGGGAATTATTGTTCACTCTGTTATCATTGGAATTTCATTGGGAGCTTCAGAGAATCCTAACACCATAAGACCATTAGTAGCTGCGTTGACTTTTCATCAATTCTTTGAAGGCATGGGACTTGGAAGCTGTATATCTCAG GCAAACTTCAAGAGAGTATCTGTTACAGTGATGGGATTGTTCTTTGCATTGACTACTCCAGTAGGAATTGGAATTGGCATAGGAATTTCAAGTGTTTATGATGAGAACAGTCCAACTGCTCTTATTGTGGAAGGAGTTTTTAATGCAGCTTCAGCAGGGATCTTAATTTACATGGCTCTTGTTGATCTTCTTGCCAATGATTTCATGAGTCCAAGAATGCAACAAAGTAGCAGACTCTGTTTTGGAGCTAATGTTTCTCTTTTGCTTGGAGCTGGTTTGATGTCTCTCATAGCTAAATGGGCTTAA